A region of the Cumulibacter manganitolerans genome:
ATGGTGTCGTGCTCCTGGGCGAAGTAGCCGAGCCGCAGGCCGTGCCCGGGCACCACCTCGCCGGTGTCCGGCTGCTCGGCGCCGAAGAGGATCCGCAGCAGCGTCGTCTTCCCCGCGCCGTTGAGCCCGAGGATGACCACGCGGGCGCCGCGGTCGACGGCGAGGTCGACGTCGGTGAAGATCTCCAGCGAGCCGTACGACTTGGACAGCTCGCGCGCGGTCAGCGGCGTCCGGCCGGCCGGTGCCGGGTCCGGGAAGCGGACGCGCGCCACCCGGTCGTGCACCGTCTCCTCCTCGAGACCCGCGAGCAGCGCCTCCGCGCGCCGGATCATGTTCTGCGCGGCGACCGCCTTGGTGGCCTTCGCCCGCATCTTGTCCGCCTGGCCGAGCAGCGCGCCCGCCTTCTTCTCGGCGTTCGCCCGCTCGCGCTTGCGCCGCTTCTCGTCGACCTCGCGCTGCTTGAGGTAGTCCTTCCAGCCCACGTTGTAGACGTCCATCACGCAGCGGTTCGCATCCAGCAGCCACACCTTGTTGACGACCGCCTCGAGCAGGTCGACGTCGTGGCTGATCACGATCAGGCCGCCGTCGTGACGCTTGAGGAAGTCGCGCAGCCAGCCGATGGAGTCGGCGTCCAGGTGGTTGGTGGGCTCGTCGAGCAGCAGCGTGTCGGCGCCGGAGAACAGGATGCGGGCGAGCTCGACGCGGCGGCGCTGGCCGCCGGACAGCGTCGAGAGCTGCTGGGCGAGCACCCGGTCCGGCAGGCTGAGGTTCGCGCAGATCTGCGCCGCCTCGCTCTCGGCCGCGTACCCGCCGTTGGCGGCGAACTGGTCCTCCAGCCGCGAGTAGCGGGCGATCAGCTTGTCGCGCTCCGCGCCGTCGGCCTCGGCCATCCTCTCCGCGAGGGCGGTCATCTGGTGCATGAGCTCGTCGAGCCCGCGGGCCGCCAGCACCCGGTCGCGCGCGGTCACCGTCAGGTCGCCGCTCTTGGGGTCCTGCGGCAGGTAGCCGATCGAGCCCTTGCGCTCCACCCGCCCGTCGGCGGGCAGGGTCTCCCCCGCCAGCATCCGCAACGAGGTGGTCTTGCCGGCGCCGTTGCGGCCGACGAGCCCGATGCGGTCACCCGGCTGCACCCGCATGGTCGCGTCCGAGATGAGAACGCGCGCACCGGCACGCAGCTCGACCTTTTCGGCATTGATCACAGGGCGGCTCACTCACTCGTCGAAGGCAAACTCACCCATTCTACGGCGTACCCGGCACTGTCCCCGCCGTGAGCCGGGCCACTCAGCGCTCGATCGTGCGCTTGAGCAGCGCCCACTCGTGGGCCAGCCGGCGTACCGCCTCGGCGTACGTCGCGGTCATCGCGGCGCCCGGGTAGATCGACGTGCGGGACAGCGTCGCGCGCTGCAGCGCCTCGCGGAACGCCGCGGTCGCCGGGTCCGCCGCGCTGCCGAGGCCGGGCAGGCGCCGGCGGAGCGCCGGGTTCTCCTGGTACGGCAGGTAGTCACGGGCCAGCTCGTCGTGCCGGAACCGAGCCGCCTGCCACTGGGCGGGACCGGACATGGCGCTGGCCGCGGCCGCGCGGTACACCGGCGGGGCGTCGTCGGGACGCACCTGCCGCACGCCGTACGTGCCGATCATCACGACCAGGCCCACGACCGGCGCGGCCAGCAGGAACCGGGTGACCGGCGCCTGGCCGAAGAACACCCACAGCACGGTGCAGCCGACCAGCGCGGCGACCAGGGACCAGAGGACCAGGGGGTTCTGCTCGTCGGGGTCCCGATCGCCCGCGACGGCACCGTCGAAGAGTGACATCGGCGCCCAGCGTAGACTCTCGCGCGACACGAACGGAGGCCGAGGTGCGCGATCGCTTGCTGCCGCTGTGGGCCGCCGTCCTGGGGCTGTGCGTCGCGTTCGCCGTGTTCGTCCCGCTGCATCTGGTGCTGGACGCCGGCGCCGGCCGGACGACGGTGGTGCTCGCCGTCGGCGCGGCCGTCATCGCGGGCCTGCTGTGGTACCTGCGCCGCGCCGAGGTGCTGCGCACCACGCAGGCGCAGGGCTACTTCACCGCCGCGCTGATGATCGTCGCCATCGCGCTGGTGATGCTGCCCCCGGGCTACCTCGTGGGCACCCTGCTCGGGTAGCCGCTACGCGTAGTCGCGCAGCGGGCCGCTGCCGGAGCCGCGGTCGCTGTCGCGCACCACGACCAGCGTGTCGCCCTTCTGCAGGGCGGCGACCTCGTCGTCGTAGAACCGGTAGCTCCGGCCGCCGCGCTGGACGGCGATGACCTGGTCGCTGCACCACTTCGGGGACCGGCCGACCTCGTCGGGGTCGACCGCCCGCTGCGCCACCTCGAGCCCCTCGCCGGGGCTGAGCAGGTCGTCGAGGACGTCGGCCAGGGACGGATTGACCGACGCGATGGCGAGCATCCGGCCGATCGACTCGGACGACGTGACGACGTTGTTCGCGCCGCTCTGGCGCAGCAGGTGCACGTTCTCCTGCTCGCGCACCGCGACGATGATGTGCGCGTCGGCGTTGAGCTGGCGGGCGGTGAGCGTGACCAGCACCGCCGTGTCGTCGCGGTTCGCCGTGACGATGATCTTCTCGGCGTCCTCCACGTGCGCCCGCTCGAGCACGTCGCGCCGGGACGCGTCCCCGACGATGGAGGCGAACCCCGCCGCCTGCGCCTCGTGCGTCGCGGGCTCGGACGGGTCGATCACCAGGATGTGGTCGCGGTCGACGCCGGACCCGACGAGGGTCGCGACGGCCGAGCGGCCCTTCGTGCCGTACCCGACGACGACGACGTGCTTGTGCATGTTCTTCCTCCACCGGGCCAGGCGCATCCGCTCGCGTCCCTGGCTCGCGAGCACCTCGAGCGTCGTCCCGACCAACAGGATCAGGAACAGGATGCGCAACGGCGTGATCAGCACGACGTTCACGAACCGCGCGGACGGCGAGACCGGGGTGATGTCACCGTAGCCGGTCGTCGTCATCGTGACCGTCGTGTAGTAGATCGAGTCGAGCAGGGTCAGCGGCGAGCCGTCGGCATCGCGGTACCCGCCCCGTCCCGTGTACACGGCGATCACGACGACCGCCACCAGGACGAACGCGACGCCGATCCGCGCGGACAGCGAGCGGACCGGCGAGAGCACCCGCTCCGGAAGCCTCAGGTAGGAGCGATCGGTGGGCGCGGTGTCCACCTGCGTCGGCTAGACGTTGAAGCCGAGCGCGCGCAGCTGCTCGCGGCCGTCGTCGGTGATCTTGTCCATCGACCAGGGGGGCATCCACACCCAGTTGATCTTGACGTCCTTGCACAGCCCCGGCCCGGGACCGCCGGTCACGGCCTGGCGGGTCTGGTCCTCGATCACGTCGGTCAGCGGGCACGCCGCCGACGTCAGCGTCATGTCGATCGTGGCGACGTTGTTCTCGTCGATGTCGAGGCCGTAGACCAGCCCGAGGTCGACCACGTTGATGCCCAGCTCGGGATCGACGACGTCGCGCATGGCCTCCTCGAGGTCGTCGAGGGCGGCCGCCTTGGTGTCCTCAGTCATCTACTTTCCTTCCGGTACCGCGACGCCGGCGCGCGCCGCCGCGTCCTTGAACGCCATCCAGCCCAGGAGCGCGCACTTGATGCGCGCCGGGAACTTCGAGACCCCGACGAACGCTACCCCGTCCTCGAGCAGCTCCTCGTCCGGCTCGCCCGCGCCCTTGCTCTGCATGAGCTCGGCGAACGCGTCCAGCTTGGCGAACGCGTCGGCGACCGGCCGGCCGTGCACCAGCTCGTAGAGCACCGACTCCGAGGCCTGGCTGATCGAGCAGCCCATGCCGTCGTACGAGACGTCCTCGATGCGCTGGCCGTCGTCGGAGATCTTCACCCGGACGGTGACCTCGTCGCCGCAGGTCGGGTTGACGTGGTGGGCCTCGCCGTCGAACGGCTCGCGCAGGCCCTTGCCCTGCGGGTTCTTGTAGTGGTCCAGGATGATCTCCTGGTACATCGCTTCGAGCTGCACCGCGGCTCCCCTCAGTAGTCGACCCGGAAGAAGGCCTTGACCTTCTCCAGCCCGTCGATGAACGCGTCGATCTCGGCCGTCGTGGTGTACAGGTACGGAGACACCCGGCTCGAGGAGCCGATCCCGAACCGCTCGTGCACCGGCCGCGCGCAGTGGTGGCCGCCGCGTACCGCGATCCCGTAGGAGTCGAGCACCTGGCCGACGTCGTGCGGATGCACGTCCTTGAGGTCGAAGCTGATCGCTCCCCCGCGGTCCTCGGTGCTCGCCGGGCCGATGATGCGGACGCCGGAGACGTCCTGCAGCCGCGCCAGGGTGTAGCCGGCGATCTGCTGCTCGTGCTCGGCGATCTTGTCCATGCCGATGCCCTGCAGGTAGTCCACCGCAGCGCCGAGCCCGATGATCTGCACGATCGGCGGCGTACCGGCCTCGAACCGCGCCGGCGGCGGGGCGTACGTCGAGCCGCTCATCTTGACGATCTCGATCATCTCGCCGCCGCCGAGGAACGGCGGCAGCTTCTCGAGCAGGTCGTAGCGGCCCCACAGCACGCCGACCCCCGTCGGGCCGACCATCTTGTGGCCGGTGAAGACGACCGCGTCCGCGCCGAGCGTGGAGACGTCGTACGGCATCTGCGGCACCGCCTGCGACGCGTCGACGAACAGCAACGCGCCCACCGCGTGCACCTTCTCGGCGAGCATGCTGATCGGGTTGATCGTGCCGAGCGTGTTCGACACGTGCGCCACCGAGACGACCTTCGTGCGCTCGTTGATCAGCTCGTCGATGTTGCTCAGGTCCAGCCGGCCCTCGTCGGTGAGGCCGAACCAGCGCAACGTGGCGCCGGTCCGCTCGCACAGCAGCTGCCACGGCACGATGTTGGAGTGGTGTTCCATCTCGGAGATGACGACCTCGTCGCCCTCGCCGATCCGCAGCTCGCCGGTCGCATCACCCATCACCCGCGCGAGCAGGTTCAGCGCTTCCGAGGCGTTCTTGGTGAACACGATCTCTTCGGGGCGCGCGGCCCCGATGAAGCGGGCCACCTTGGCGCGGGCCGCCTCCATGGCCTCGGTGGACTCGGCGCCGAGCCGGTGCATCGCGCGGGCGACGTTCGCGTTGTGGTGCGCGAAGTGGTCGCTCATCGTGTCGATGACGACCTGCGGCTTCTGCGAGGTGTTCGCGGAGTCGAGGTACACCAGCGAGGCACCGTCGTCGAAGGTGCGCGTCAGGATCGGGAAGTCGGCGCGGACCGTCTCGACGTCGTACGGCGCGAGGAGCTTGCTCACGCGGAAGCGCCCGCCTTGGTGAACCGCTCGTAGCCCTTCTCCTCGAGCTCGTCGGCGAGCTCGCGGCCACCGGACTCGACGACCTTGCCGCCGGCGAAGACGTGCACGTAGTCCGGCGTCACGTAACGCAGGATGCGGGTGTAGTGGGTGATGAGCAGGGTCGCGTTGTTCGTCGCCGCGTGCACCCGGTTGATGCCCTCCGAGACGACCCGCAGAGCGTCGATGTCCAGGCCGGAGTCGGTCTCGTCGAGGATCGCCAGCTTCGGGCGCAGCAGCTCCATCTGGAGGATCTCGTTGCGCTTCTTCTCACCGCCGGAGAATCCCTCGTTCACGGCCCGCTCGGAGAACGACGGGTCCATCTTCAGGCCCTCCATCGCCTCCTTGACCTCCTTGACCCAATGGCGCAGCTTCGGCGCCTCGCCGCGGACGGCGGTGGCGGCGGTGCGCAGGAAGTTGGCGTTGGAGACGCCGGGGACCTCGACCGGGTACTGCATCGCGAGGAACATGCCGGCGCGGGCGCGCTCGTCGACGGTCATGCCCAGGACGTCCTGCCCGTCGAGCAGGACCGAGCCCTGCGTGACGGTGTACTTCGGGTGCCCGGCGATCGAGTACGCGAGCGTCGACTTGCCCGAGCCGTTGGGGCCCATGATCGCGTGCGTCTCGCCCTGGTCGATCGTGAGGTCGACGCCCTTGAGGATCGGCTTGTCCTCGGTGCCGGTGTTGACGCTGACGTGCAGGTCGCGGATCTCAAGCGTTGCCACTGTGCTGCTCCTGGAGTTCTGGTAGGTGAAGGATTCGGGTCGATCAGGCGTTGGATCGGGCGAGCTCGGCCTCGACGGCGTCGATGAGCTTCTCCTCGATCGACGGGACGCCGATCTTGCGGATGATGTCGGCGAAGAAGCCGCGGACGACCAGGCGGCGTGCCTCGTCGGCCGGGATGCCTCGCGACTGCAGGTAGAACAGCTGCTCGTCGTCGAACCGTCCGGTGGTCGACGCGTGTCCCGCGCCTTCGATCTCGCCGGTCTCGATCTCGAGGTTGGGCACCGAGTCGGCGCGGCAGCCGGCGGTGAGCACCAGGTTCCGGTTGGACTCGTACGTGTCGATGCCCTCCGCGACCTTGCGGATCAGCACGTCGCCGATCCACACGGTGTGCGCGTCCTGGCCCTGCAGCGCGCCCTTGTAGTCCACGTTGCTCTTGGTCTTGGGCGCGTCGTGGTCGACGAACAGCCGGTGCTCGATGTGCTGGCCGGCGTCGGCGAAGTAGATCCCGAGCAGCTCGGCCTCGCCGCCGCTGCCGGCGTACGAGACGGACGTGTTGGTCCGCACCAGGTCGCCGCCGAAGGTCACCGCGATGTGCTTGAACCGGGCGTCGCGGCCGATCCGGGCGTGCTGCGACGAGTGGTGCAGCGCGTCGTCGGCCCAGTCGTCGAGGGTGACGACGGTCAGCTCCGCGCCGTCCTCGAGCACGAACTCGATGACGTCGGCGACGCTGCCGCTCTCGGCGAAGTCGAGGACCACGGTGGCCTTGCTGAACTTTCCGGCGACCACGACACCGTGCGCAGCGATGGCGGGCCCGTCGGCGGTCCCGCCGCGGTGGCGCAGCACGACCGGCTCGTCGACGACCGTGTCGGTCGGGATCCGCACGGCGGTGACGCCGGCGGCGGCGTCCCACGCCCGGGCGGTGATGCGGTCGGTCGGCAGGAAGCCGCTGCTGCCGCGCACCGGGTCGTCGGCGCCCGACTCGGAGATCTCCACGGCCGGGGGCGCCTCGACGTCGAGCCGCAGCTTGCCACCGAACGGCGCGTCCTTGTGCAGGTCGCGCAGCCGCCGCATCGGCGTGAACCGCCAGATCTCCTCGTGCCCGCTGGGCACCGGGTGGTCGGCGAGGTCGCGCGATCCGGCGGGGTGCAGGTGCGAGAGCACCTTGTCGGTGGTCTCGATCGCCCCGGCGACGGCAGGGGTCTCGGTAACAGTCACTTCTCTTCTTTCGTCGATTCTTGGCTCGATGTGGTTGCTCGTTGCCCTCCGCGGCAGCCGGCCGATCCGGCCGCGGCGCCGCGCCGGCCGGTTATCCCACAGCACCTTCCATCTGCAGCTCGATGAGCCGGTTGAGCTCGAGGGCGTACTCCATCGGCAGCTCCTTGGCGATCGGCTCGACGAAGCCGCGCACGATCATCGCCATCGCCTCGTCCTCCTCCATGCCACGCGACATGAGGTAGAACAGCTGGTCCTCGCTGACCTTCGTCACGGTGGCCTCGTGGCCCATGGAGACGTCGTCGTTGCGGATGTCGACGTACGGGTAGGTGTCCGAGCGGCTGATCTGGTCGACCAGCAGCGCGTCGCACTTGACCACCGACGACGAGCCGTGCGCGCGGGGGTTGACCCGCACGAGGCCGCGGTAGGAGGCACGGCCGCCGCCGCGAGCCACCGACTTGGAGATGATCGAGGACGAGGTGTGCGGCGCCAGGTGCACCATCTTCGAGCCGGCGTCCTGGTGCTGCCCCTCGCCGGCGAACGCGACCGAGAGCACCTCGCCGCGGGCGTGCTCACCGAGCATGAACACCGCCGGGTACTTCATGGTGACCTTGGAGCCGATGTTGCCGTCGATCCACTCCATGGTCGCGCCCTCGTGCGCGTTCGCGCGCTTGGTGACCAGGTTGTAGACGTTGTTCGACCAGTTCTGGATGGTCGTGTACCGGCAGCGCGCGCCCTTCTTGACGATGATCTCGACGACGGCCGAGTGCAGCGAGTCCGACGAGTAGATCGGCGCCGTGCAGCCCTCGACGTAGTGCACGTACGCGTCCTCGTCGACGATGATGAGGGTGCGCTCGAACTGGCCCATGTTCTCGGTGTTGATCCGGAAGTAGGCCTGCAGCGGGATGTCGACGTGCACGCCCTTCGGCACGTAGATGAACGAGCCGCCGGACCACACGGCCGTGTTCAGCGCCGAGAACTTGTTGTCACCGGCCGGGATGACGCTGCCGAAGTACTCCTCGAACAGCTCCGGGTACTCGCGCAGCCCGGTGTCGGTGTCGACGAAGATGACGCCCTGCTGCTCGAGGTCCTCGCGGATCTGGTGGTAGACCACCTCGGACTCGTACTGCGCGGCGACGCCCGCGACGAGCCGCTGCTTCTCCGCCTCCGGGATGCCGAGCTTGTCGTAGGTGTTCTTGATGTCGTCGGGCAGCTCGTCCCAGGTGGTCGCCTGCTTCTCGGTCGACCGGACGAAGTACTTGATCTGGTCGAAGTGGATGCCCGACAGGTCGGCGCCCCAGGTCGGCATCGGCTTCTTCTCGAACAGCGACAGCGCCTTCAGCCGCGTCTGGAGCATCCACTCGGGCTCGTTCTTCAGGGCCGAGATCTCGCGGACGACCTGCTCGGACAGGCCCCGCTTGGCGATCGCGCCGGCGTTGTCGCTGTCGTGCCAGCCGTAGTTGTAGCGGCTCAGAGCCTCGATGTGCTCGTCCTGCGTGACGATCGGCGCGCCATCGGTCGTGGTCATATCAGAACCTCTGATCCTTCTCTATCGGCGTACGTCGGGGGGACGTGGTCGTGGTGGTGGTCGGTGGGCTAGGAGATCCGGCGCTCGAGGGGAGGGTGCGCGGCGCGCACTCCCCCGGCCGGTACGTGGGTGGTGCACACGCCGTCGCCGCGGGCGATGGTCGCGAGCCGCTGTACGTGGCTGCCGACGAGTCTCCCGATGACCTCGGTCTCGGCCTCGCACAGCTCGGGGAACTCGGCCGCCACCTGGGCGACCGGGCAGTGCCGCTGGCACAGTTGGCCGCCACTGGCGAGCGATTCCGCCGAGGCAGCATAGCCCTCGCCGCTGAGGGCGGCGGCCAGCGCCTCGGCGCGGGCGACGGGGTCGTCGCCGGCGCCGTCGATCGCGGTGCGGCACCGCGACTCCAGGCCGTGCACCTGCTGGTCGGCGAACGCGCGGACCGCCTCGCGCCCGCCGATCGCGACCAGCTGGCGGAGGGCGGCGACCGCCAGGTCGTCGTAGGTGTGCGGCAGCTGGTCGCGGGCGATGTCGGTGAGCCCGTAGCGGCGGGCCGGTCGTCCACGGCCGGCCGCCCGCCCGGCGGTCTCGGTGACGAGGCCCTCGGCCAGCATCGCGTCGAGGTGCCGACGGACGCCGTTCGGCGCAAGCGACAGCGCCTCGGCGAGCTCGGCGACGGACTGCGAGCCGTGGTTGAGCAGCAGCGTGGTGATCCGTGCGCGCGTACGGCCGTCCCCCGACGCGCCGTGCGCGTCGGGCGCGGTTGCCGGCGCTCCGAATTTCACAACACCCATGTTACCTAATTCGGGGCGCCGCGCGCGTCAGGGCTGCCGCGTGACCTGGGCCACCCCGGCGAGGCTACTGGTTGAGGTAGTTCGAGAGCTGGTCGCGCTCGAACTGCAGCTGCCCGATGGACGACTTCACGACGTCCCCGATGCTGACGATGCCGACCAGCCGCTCGCCGTCGGTGACCGGCACGTGCCGGATGCGGCGCTCGGTCATCTGGGTGCGCAGCGAGTCGACCTCGGCCTCCGGCCGGCAGGTGTGCACGTCGGCGGTCATGATGTCGGACACCGGACGGCCGCTGAGCGGCTCGAGCGTCACCAGGTTGCGCACGATGTCGCGCTCGGAGACGATGCCGTCCAGGCGCTCACCGTCGGCGCTGACGACGACCGCGCCGATGTTGTGCTCGGCCAGCACGGTGACGAGCTCGCGAACCGTCGTCTCGGGCGTCACCGTCACGATGTCGCCGCCCTTGTGGTGCAGGATGTCGCTGATCTTCATGACGCGCTCCCGTTCGCTCGAGGTGGCGTCATCGTAGGTCCGGTGACGAACGCGGCACAAGGA
Encoded here:
- a CDS encoding metal-sulfur cluster assembly factor; this encodes MTEDTKAAALDDLEEAMRDVVDPELGINVVDLGLVYGLDIDENNVATIDMTLTSAACPLTDVIEDQTRQAVTGGPGPGLCKDVKINWVWMPPWSMDKITDDGREQLRALGFNV
- a CDS encoding helix-turn-helix transcriptional regulator, yielding MKFGAPATAPDAHGASGDGRTRARITTLLLNHGSQSVAELAEALSLAPNGVRRHLDAMLAEGLVTETAGRAAGRGRPARRYGLTDIARDQLPHTYDDLAVAALRQLVAIGGREAVRAFADQQVHGLESRCRTAIDGAGDDPVARAEALAAALSGEGYAASAESLASGGQLCQRHCPVAQVAAEFPELCEAETEVIGRLVGSHVQRLATIARGDGVCTTHVPAGGVRAAHPPLERRIS
- the sufU gene encoding Fe-S cluster assembly sulfur transfer protein SufU, which translates into the protein MQLEAMYQEIILDHYKNPQGKGLREPFDGEAHHVNPTCGDEVTVRVKISDDGQRIEDVSYDGMGCSISQASESVLYELVHGRPVADAFAKLDAFAELMQSKGAGEPDEELLEDGVAFVGVSKFPARIKCALLGWMAFKDAAARAGVAVPEGK
- a CDS encoding aminotransferase class V-fold PLP-dependent enzyme; this translates as MSKLLAPYDVETVRADFPILTRTFDDGASLVYLDSANTSQKPQVVIDTMSDHFAHHNANVARAMHRLGAESTEAMEAARAKVARFIGAARPEEIVFTKNASEALNLLARVMGDATGELRIGEGDEVVISEMEHHSNIVPWQLLCERTGATLRWFGLTDEGRLDLSNIDELINERTKVVSVAHVSNTLGTINPISMLAEKVHAVGALLFVDASQAVPQMPYDVSTLGADAVVFTGHKMVGPTGVGVLWGRYDLLEKLPPFLGGGEMIEIVKMSGSTYAPPPARFEAGTPPIVQIIGLGAAVDYLQGIGMDKIAEHEQQIAGYTLARLQDVSGVRIIGPASTEDRGGAISFDLKDVHPHDVGQVLDSYGIAVRGGHHCARPVHERFGIGSSSRVSPYLYTTTAEIDAFIDGLEKVKAFFRVDY
- a CDS encoding CBS domain-containing protein produces the protein MKISDILHHKGGDIVTVTPETTVRELVTVLAEHNIGAVVVSADGERLDGIVSERDIVRNLVTLEPLSGRPVSDIMTADVHTCRPEAEVDSLRTQMTERRIRHVPVTDGERLVGIVSIGDVVKSSIGQLQFERDQLSNYLNQ
- a CDS encoding potassium channel family protein codes for the protein MDTAPTDRSYLRLPERVLSPVRSLSARIGVAFVLVAVVVIAVYTGRGGYRDADGSPLTLLDSIYYTTVTMTTTGYGDITPVSPSARFVNVVLITPLRILFLILLVGTTLEVLASQGRERMRLARWRKNMHKHVVVVGYGTKGRSAVATLVGSGVDRDHILVIDPSEPATHEAQAAGFASIVGDASRRDVLERAHVEDAEKIIVTANRDDTAVLVTLTARQLNADAHIIVAVREQENVHLLRQSGANNVVTSSESIGRMLAIASVNPSLADVLDDLLSPGEGLEVAQRAVDPDEVGRSPKWCSDQVIAVQRGGRSYRFYDDEVAALQKGDTLVVVRDSDRGSGSGPLRDYA
- the sufB gene encoding Fe-S cluster assembly protein SufB; protein product: MTTTDGAPIVTQDEHIEALSRYNYGWHDSDNAGAIAKRGLSEQVVREISALKNEPEWMLQTRLKALSLFEKKPMPTWGADLSGIHFDQIKYFVRSTEKQATTWDELPDDIKNTYDKLGIPEAEKQRLVAGVAAQYESEVVYHQIREDLEQQGVIFVDTDTGLREYPELFEEYFGSVIPAGDNKFSALNTAVWSGGSFIYVPKGVHVDIPLQAYFRINTENMGQFERTLIIVDEDAYVHYVEGCTAPIYSSDSLHSAVVEIIVKKGARCRYTTIQNWSNNVYNLVTKRANAHEGATMEWIDGNIGSKVTMKYPAVFMLGEHARGEVLSVAFAGEGQHQDAGSKMVHLAPHTSSSIISKSVARGGGRASYRGLVRVNPRAHGSSSVVKCDALLVDQISRSDTYPYVDIRNDDVSMGHEATVTKVSEDQLFYLMSRGMEEDEAMAMIVRGFVEPIAKELPMEYALELNRLIELQMEGAVG
- the sufC gene encoding Fe-S cluster assembly ATPase SufC → MATLEIRDLHVSVNTGTEDKPILKGVDLTIDQGETHAIMGPNGSGKSTLAYSIAGHPKYTVTQGSVLLDGQDVLGMTVDERARAGMFLAMQYPVEVPGVSNANFLRTAATAVRGEAPKLRHWVKEVKEAMEGLKMDPSFSERAVNEGFSGGEKKRNEILQMELLRPKLAILDETDSGLDIDALRVVSEGINRVHAATNNATLLITHYTRILRYVTPDYVHVFAGGKVVESGGRELADELEEKGYERFTKAGASA
- a CDS encoding ABC-F family ATP-binding cassette domain-containing protein, translating into MINAEKVELRAGARVLISDATMRVQPGDRIGLVGRNGAGKTTSLRMLAGETLPADGRVERKGSIGYLPQDPKSGDLTVTARDRVLAARGLDELMHQMTALAERMAEADGAERDKLIARYSRLEDQFAANGGYAAESEAAQICANLSLPDRVLAQQLSTLSGGQRRRVELARILFSGADTLLLDEPTNHLDADSIGWLRDFLKRHDGGLIVISHDVDLLEAVVNKVWLLDANRCVMDVYNVGWKDYLKQREVDEKRRKRERANAEKKAGALLGQADKMRAKATKAVAAQNMIRRAEALLAGLEEETVHDRVARVRFPDPAPAGRTPLTARELSKSYGSLEIFTDVDLAVDRGARVVILGLNGAGKTTLLRILFGAEQPDTGEVVPGHGLRLGYFAQEHDTIDGSLSVLENITRAAPEAASTDLRKILGAFLFSGDSVEQPAGTLSGGEKTRLALASLVSSGANVLLLDEPTNNLDPASREQVLDALRGYTGAVILVSHDEGAVRALNPEKVILLPDGIEDNWSEDLADLISLA
- the sufD gene encoding Fe-S cluster assembly protein SufD — its product is MTVTETPAVAGAIETTDKVLSHLHPAGSRDLADHPVPSGHEEIWRFTPMRRLRDLHKDAPFGGKLRLDVEAPPAVEISESGADDPVRGSSGFLPTDRITARAWDAAAGVTAVRIPTDTVVDEPVVLRHRGGTADGPAIAAHGVVVAGKFSKATVVLDFAESGSVADVIEFVLEDGAELTVVTLDDWADDALHHSSQHARIGRDARFKHIAVTFGGDLVRTNTSVSYAGSGGEAELLGIYFADAGQHIEHRLFVDHDAPKTKSNVDYKGALQGQDAHTVWIGDVLIRKVAEGIDTYESNRNLVLTAGCRADSVPNLEIETGEIEGAGHASTTGRFDDEQLFYLQSRGIPADEARRLVVRGFFADIIRKIGVPSIEEKLIDAVEAELARSNA